The following are encoded in a window of Hydrogenimonas thermophila genomic DNA:
- a CDS encoding type II secretion system protein, giving the protein MSIKNQKRAFTLIELIFVIVILGILASVAIPNFSGTVDNAYVAKAQAKVDTVRSGLQNYRSTSILKGNGATYPSSLDKDGKLFAVVAEGEDNSTEVGKWSADGNIYTYHTRDENIVFEYNATTGTFECKSPESLCNRFE; this is encoded by the coding sequence ATGAGTATTAAGAATCAAAAGAGAGCTTTTACTTTAATAGAACTGATTTTTGTGATTGTAATATTGGGTATTTTGGCAAGTGTAGCAATTCCAAATTTTTCAGGAACGGTTGATAATGCATATGTTGCCAAAGCCCAAGCAAAAGTAGATACTGTAAGAAGTGGATTGCAAAATTATCGCTCTACCTCAATTTTAAAAGGTAATGGGGCTACATATCCTTCATCTTTAGACAAAGACGGCAAGCTTTTTGCTGTTGTTGCAGAAGGTGAAGATAACAGTACAGAAGTTGGCAAGTGGAGTGCCGACGGAAATATTTATACATATCATACCAGAGATGAAAATATTGTCTTTGAATATAATGCTACTACAGGTACCTTTGAGTGCAAATCTCCAGAGAGTTTATGTAATAGGTTTGAGTAA